A single window of Colletotrichum higginsianum IMI 349063 chromosome 8, whole genome shotgun sequence DNA harbors:
- a CDS encoding Cutinase — protein sequence MFLTPRNIRHMGVLLGALVLHPETFVHDLPASTNEVMSIGQDTPAMELPDLELRQDAQVQDIPDILAKFPSRDS from the coding sequence ATGTTTCTAACCCCTCGCAATATCCGCCACATGGGCGTCCTACTCGGAGCTCTCGTGCTTCACCCTGAAACGTTTGTCCATGACCTCCCGGCATCGACGAACGAGGTGATGTCTATCGGGCAGGACACGCCAGCCATGGAACTTCCTGATCTCGAGCTGCGCCAAGACGCGCAGGTTCAAGACATCCCCGATATCTTGGCCAAGTTCCCTTCGAGAGACTCTTGA